A genomic window from Microvirga sp. TS319 includes:
- a CDS encoding transketolase yields MADARHLRFLSELERKVLWLSTWTIHNANHLRSNEDGLKIGGHQASSASLSTILTALYFSVLRPEDRVAVKPHASPIFHAIQYLFDNQTREKLENFRAYRGAQSYPSRTKDVDDVDFSTGSVGLGVAQTLFASLVQDYVKAHGWAKDRPEGRMISLVGDAEMDEGNIFEALLEGWKHGVRNTWWIVDYNRQSLDAVIREGLWERFEALFRNFGWDVVILKYGSLMQEAFAEPGGERLRAWIDTCPNQLYSALTFQGGAAWRRRLLDDLGDQGPVTRLIERRTDEELARLMSNLGGHDLPGLLDAFEKARTHDRPVCFIAYTIKGFGLPLAGHKDNHSGLLTPTQMEAWRATQGVRPGHEWDKFEGVAIPRAELEDFLRKVPFVQKGRRRYSAPTVPVPERLSFPANPAMSTQQGFGLILNELARSDQALADRIVTTAPDVTVSTNLGAWVNRRGLFARNSLVDTFKKERIPSTYNWEFSPKGQHLELGIAEMNLFITLSALGLSHSLFGERLIPIGTLYDPFIYRGADALNYACYQDARFMLVATPSGVTLAPEGGAHQSIGTPLVGLAQDGLASFEPAFVDELAVIMRWAFDYMQRNGEGEPNETTWLRDETGGSVYLRLSTRTLEQPQRPMPQEFADDIMAGAYWLRKPGPNAQVVVAYTGAVAPEAIEAVGLMAEDRRDIGLLAITSADRLNAGWTAAQRARERGLVHARSHVERLLADVPPHCGLVTVIDGHPATLAWMGSVVGHRTRSLGVEHFGQTGTIKDLYRHFGIDAQGIIAAAEMIAPGKPMRYLKVV; encoded by the coding sequence ATGGCCGACGCGCGGCATCTTCGTTTTCTGTCGGAGCTCGAGCGCAAGGTGCTCTGGCTATCGACCTGGACGATTCACAACGCCAATCACCTGCGCTCCAACGAGGACGGGCTGAAAATCGGCGGGCACCAGGCCTCCTCGGCCTCGCTCTCGACGATCCTGACGGCGCTCTATTTTTCCGTGCTGCGTCCCGAGGACAGGGTGGCGGTCAAGCCCCATGCGAGCCCGATCTTCCACGCGATCCAATATCTCTTCGACAACCAGACCCGCGAGAAGCTGGAGAATTTCCGCGCCTACAGGGGCGCGCAATCCTACCCGTCCCGCACCAAGGACGTGGACGACGTGGATTTCTCCACGGGCTCGGTGGGCCTCGGCGTCGCCCAGACGCTCTTCGCGAGCCTCGTGCAGGATTACGTGAAGGCCCATGGCTGGGCCAAGGACAGGCCCGAAGGCCGCATGATCTCGCTCGTGGGCGATGCGGAGATGGACGAGGGCAACATCTTCGAGGCGCTGCTGGAAGGCTGGAAGCACGGCGTGCGCAACACCTGGTGGATCGTCGACTACAACCGCCAGAGCCTGGACGCCGTGATCCGCGAGGGCCTCTGGGAGCGTTTCGAGGCGCTGTTCCGCAATTTCGGCTGGGACGTGGTGATCCTGAAATACGGCTCGCTCATGCAGGAGGCCTTTGCCGAGCCGGGCGGCGAGCGCTTGCGGGCCTGGATCGATACCTGCCCGAATCAGCTCTATTCCGCGCTCACATTCCAGGGCGGGGCCGCGTGGAGGAGGCGTCTCCTCGACGATCTCGGCGATCAGGGCCCGGTCACGCGCCTCATCGAGAGGCGTACGGATGAGGAGCTGGCGCGCCTCATGTCCAATCTCGGCGGGCACGACCTGCCGGGTCTCTTGGACGCCTTCGAGAAAGCGCGGACGCACGACCGCCCGGTCTGCTTCATCGCCTATACGATCAAGGGCTTCGGCCTGCCGCTGGCCGGCCACAAGGACAACCATTCGGGCCTGCTGACGCCGACCCAGATGGAGGCCTGGCGCGCCACCCAGGGCGTGCGCCCCGGCCATGAATGGGACAAGTTCGAGGGCGTCGCGATCCCCCGGGCCGAGCTCGAGGATTTCCTGCGGAAGGTGCCCTTCGTGCAGAAGGGGCGGCGGCGATATTCCGCCCCGACCGTGCCGGTGCCGGAGAGGCTCTCGTTCCCGGCCAATCCGGCCATGTCGACCCAGCAGGGATTCGGGCTCATCCTCAACGAACTCGCCCGCTCCGATCAGGCGCTGGCGGACCGCATCGTCACCACCGCGCCGGACGTGACCGTATCGACCAATCTGGGCGCCTGGGTGAACCGGCGCGGGCTGTTCGCCCGCAACAGCCTGGTCGACACCTTCAAGAAGGAGCGGATACCCTCGACCTATAACTGGGAGTTCTCGCCGAAGGGCCAGCATCTGGAGCTCGGCATCGCGGAGATGAACCTCTTCATCACCCTCTCGGCCCTGGGGCTCTCGCATTCGCTGTTCGGGGAGCGGCTCATTCCCATCGGCACGCTCTACGATCCGTTCATCTATCGCGGCGCGGACGCGCTGAACTATGCCTGCTACCAGGACGCCCGCTTCATGCTGGTCGCCACGCCCTCCGGCGTGACGCTGGCGCCGGAAGGCGGCGCGCACCAATCCATCGGCACGCCGCTCGTCGGCCTGGCGCAGGACGGCCTGGCGTCGTTCGAGCCGGCCTTCGTCGACGAGCTCGCCGTGATCATGCGCTGGGCCTTCGACTACATGCAGCGCAACGGGGAAGGCGAGCCGAACGAGACCACGTGGCTTCGCGACGAAACCGGCGGCTCGGTTTACCTGCGCCTCTCCACCCGGACCCTCGAGCAGCCCCAGCGCCCGATGCCGCAGGAGTTCGCCGACGACATCATGGCCGGGGCCTATTGGCTGCGCAAACCCGGGCCGAACGCCCAGGTGGTCGTCGCCTATACGGGCGCGGTCGCGCCCGAAGCCATCGAGGCGGTCGGCCTCATGGCCGAGGACCGGCGCGATATCGGCCTGCTCGCCATCACGTCCGCCGACCGGCTCAACGCGGGCTGGACGGCGGCGCAGCGCGCCCGCGAGCGGGGTCTCGTCCATGCGCGGTCCCATGTGGAGCGCCTGCTGGCCGACGTGCCGCCCCATTGCGGGCTCGTGACCGTGATCGACGGCCATCCGGCGACGCTCGCCTGGATGGGCTCCGTCGTGGGCCATCGCACCCGCTCGCTGGGCGTGGAGCATTTCGGCCAGACGGGCACGATCAAGGATCTCTACCGCCATTTCGGCATCGACGCGCAGGGCATCATCGCGGCGGCCGAGATGATCGCACCGGGCAAGCCGATGCGGTACCTGAAGGTGGTGTGA
- a CDS encoding LysE family translocator produces the protein MPFETWLAFTAAAAVLLVIPGPTILLVVSYALGQGWRTALPMAAGVALGDFTAMTLSLLGLGALLAASATVFTILKWIGAAYLVWLGIKLWRAGGSLDVTPRTDATSSLKMLGHAWLVTALNPKGLVFFVAFLPQFIDPKLAFLPQVSLCAATFLILAFANVFAYALVAARARRIIRNPRTIGLVNKTGGSLLIGAGIATVALKAGQS, from the coding sequence GTGCCCTTTGAAACCTGGCTTGCCTTTACGGCAGCCGCCGCCGTGCTGCTCGTCATCCCGGGGCCGACCATTCTGCTGGTCGTCTCCTATGCGCTCGGACAAGGCTGGCGCACGGCCCTGCCCATGGCGGCCGGCGTCGCGCTCGGCGACTTCACGGCCATGACGCTGTCTCTTCTGGGCCTCGGCGCGCTGCTGGCCGCATCGGCAACGGTGTTCACGATCCTCAAATGGATCGGGGCCGCCTATCTCGTCTGGCTCGGTATCAAGCTCTGGCGCGCTGGCGGAAGCCTCGACGTGACGCCCCGCACGGACGCGACCTCATCCCTGAAAATGCTCGGCCACGCCTGGCTCGTGACGGCCCTCAACCCGAAGGGCCTCGTGTTCTTCGTGGCCTTCCTGCCGCAGTTCATCGACCCGAAGCTCGCCTTTCTGCCGCAGGTGAGCCTGTGCGCCGCGACCTTCCTGATCCTGGCCTTCGCGAACGTCTTCGCGTATGCGCTCGTCGCCGCGCGGGCCCGTCGGATCATCCGCAACCCGCGCACGATCGGCCTCGTCAACAAGACCGGCGGCAGCCTGCTGATCGGCGCCGGCATCGCCACCGTGGCCCTGAAGGCGGGGCAGTCCTAG
- a CDS encoding ABC transporter ATP-binding protein, with protein sequence MARTRPIRGSTAPLVKRLWREWMRPHSRALVAVLVFVGLVSGATGLYPVLIKAAFDAFDTKDMTAIYLAPLFVIAVTSVKGFSLLALTILTNKVVTRIEADMQTRLYGHMIEADLAQIGRESPAALTQRFTTDFMFIKEALTRLSTVFLREVSTVIALVGAMIWIDPMMTLVAGITMPFFIYPVEKIGRKLRRVATSTQEQTGQMAGLITESLAGTRFAKTYRLEGYLKDKAASTFDEIRRLRMKGANARGRLDPLLEVGGGVAVAAVLVLIGQRILSNSSTVGDFTGFVSALLLAAQPIRALGNLNAIVQEAAAALQRTFTVMDEAPLIKDRPDAKPLALKGGEIRFSDLSFSYTGNAIAVDGVDFAAEAGSTTALVGRSGSGKSTLLSLVPRLYDVTGGAILIDGQDIRDVTLASLRQAIAVVSQDVVLFDDTIRANIAFGRPGATEEEIVDAAKAAAAHDFIMKQPNGYDTMVGPGGGRLSGGERQRVSLARAFLKNAPILLLDEATSALDSESERLVQAAIGKLMKGRTTLVIAHRLSTVRDADKIVVMEAGRVIEMGPHEALIARGGTYARLHRLQLSDDLEPSWAANS encoded by the coding sequence ATGGCCCGCACACGTCCGATCCGCGGCAGCACCGCCCCCCTGGTCAAGCGCCTCTGGCGCGAATGGATGCGTCCGCATTCCAGGGCCCTGGTGGCTGTGCTCGTGTTCGTCGGGCTCGTGTCGGGCGCGACGGGGCTCTACCCGGTTCTCATCAAGGCGGCTTTCGACGCCTTCGACACGAAGGATATGACGGCGATCTACCTCGCGCCGCTCTTCGTGATCGCGGTCACCTCCGTGAAGGGCTTTTCCCTCCTGGCGCTCACCATCCTGACCAACAAGGTGGTGACGCGCATCGAGGCGGACATGCAGACCAGGCTCTACGGCCACATGATCGAGGCGGATCTCGCCCAGATCGGGCGGGAGAGCCCAGCTGCGCTGACCCAGCGCTTCACCACCGACTTCATGTTCATCAAGGAGGCGCTGACCCGCCTCTCCACCGTGTTCCTGCGCGAGGTCTCCACGGTGATCGCCCTGGTGGGCGCGATGATCTGGATCGACCCGATGATGACGCTGGTGGCCGGCATCACCATGCCGTTCTTCATCTATCCGGTCGAGAAGATCGGCCGCAAGCTGCGCCGCGTCGCCACGTCCACCCAGGAGCAGACCGGCCAGATGGCGGGGCTCATCACGGAGAGCCTCGCCGGTACCCGCTTCGCCAAGACCTACCGGCTGGAGGGCTATCTCAAGGACAAGGCGGCCAGCACCTTCGACGAGATCCGCCGCCTGCGCATGAAGGGCGCGAATGCCCGCGGGCGCCTCGATCCCCTGCTCGAGGTCGGCGGCGGCGTCGCCGTGGCGGCGGTGCTCGTGCTGATTGGCCAGCGCATCCTCTCCAACAGCAGCACCGTCGGCGATTTCACGGGCTTCGTCAGCGCGCTCCTCCTCGCGGCTCAGCCGATCCGGGCGCTCGGCAATCTCAACGCCATCGTGCAGGAGGCCGCCGCCGCCCTGCAGCGCACCTTCACGGTCATGGACGAGGCTCCCCTGATCAAGGACAGGCCGGATGCGAAGCCGCTCGCCCTGAAAGGCGGCGAGATCCGCTTCTCCGACCTCTCTTTCTCCTATACGGGCAATGCAATCGCCGTGGACGGCGTCGACTTCGCGGCGGAGGCCGGCAGCACCACCGCCCTCGTCGGACGCTCAGGCTCCGGCAAGTCGACCCTGCTCTCCCTCGTGCCGCGTCTGTACGACGTGACGGGCGGCGCGATCCTCATCGACGGCCAGGACATCCGCGACGTGACGCTGGCGAGCCTGCGCCAGGCCATCGCGGTGGTGAGCCAGGACGTGGTGCTCTTCGACGACACCATCCGGGCCAATATCGCCTTCGGTCGTCCCGGCGCCACCGAGGAGGAGATCGTCGATGCCGCCAAGGCCGCGGCCGCCCACGACTTCATCATGAAGCAGCCGAACGGCTACGACACCATGGTCGGCCCCGGCGGCGGACGGCTTTCGGGCGGCGAGCGCCAGCGCGTGTCGCTGGCCCGCGCCTTCCTGAAGAACGCCCCGATCCTGCTGCTGGACGAGGCCACGAGCGCGCTCGATTCGGAATCCGAGCGCCTGGTGCAGGCCGCCATCGGCAAGCTCATGAAGGGCCGCACGACCCTGGTCATCGCCCATCGCCTCTCGACCGTGCGCGACGCGGACAAGATCGTCGTGATGGAAGCGGGACGCGTCATCGAGATGGGGCCGCACGAGGCCCTGATCGCCAGGGGGGGCACCTATGCCCGCCTGCACCGGCTGCAATTGTCGGACGATCTGGAGCCGAGCTGGGCGGCAAATTCCTGA
- a CDS encoding protein tyrosine phosphatase, producing the protein MLNRFRRPAVRRARRMARIARWDKPVQGTFGRLCAWANMLLVDHGVFRLVYLNKHRVTDRLWRTAQPAPHQIEALKKKGVRTIVNLRGGHEHGSWQLQKEACERLGINLVEFVIRSRGAPDRKSLLTAKDFFERIEYPAVMHCKSGADRAGFMAALYLILHEGRSVDEAQRQLHMRYGHFRFSKTGILDAFFDAYRRDGAARGLSFLTWLETVYDAKALEREFRPGYWSNLLVDKIMRRE; encoded by the coding sequence GTGCTCAACAGGTTCCGCAGACCTGCCGTTCGTCGCGCACGACGCATGGCTCGCATCGCCCGATGGGATAAACCCGTCCAGGGCACCTTTGGCCGCTTGTGCGCCTGGGCCAACATGCTCCTCGTCGACCATGGAGTCTTCCGCCTGGTCTACCTGAACAAGCACCGGGTCACCGACCGGCTCTGGCGCACGGCCCAGCCGGCCCCGCACCAGATCGAGGCGCTCAAGAAGAAAGGCGTGCGCACCATCGTGAACCTGCGCGGTGGGCACGAGCACGGCTCCTGGCAGCTTCAGAAGGAAGCCTGCGAGCGCCTGGGCATCAATCTCGTGGAATTCGTCATCCGCTCCCGCGGCGCACCGGACCGGAAGTCCCTCCTCACGGCCAAGGACTTTTTCGAGCGCATCGAATATCCGGCCGTGATGCACTGCAAGTCCGGGGCCGACCGGGCGGGCTTCATGGCGGCGCTCTATCTCATCCTGCACGAGGGCCGGAGCGTGGACGAGGCCCAGCGGCAGCTCCACATGCGCTACGGCCATTTCCGGTTCTCGAAGACCGGCATCCTCGATGCGTTTTTCGACGCCTATCGCCGCGACGGCGCGGCCAGGGGCCTATCGTTCCTGACCTGGCTGGAAACCGTCTACGACGCCAAGGCCCTCGAGCGGGAGTTCCGCCCGGGCTACTGGTCGAACCTGCTCGTGGACAAGATCATGCGGCGGGAATAG
- a CDS encoding acyl carrier protein — protein MSSTFETVAGIISETADIPREQITPESHAIDDLGIDSLAFLDIAFAVDKAFGIKLPLEQWTQEVNEGKAPAEEYFVLKNLVARIDALVAAKQA, from the coding sequence ATGTCGTCCACCTTCGAGACCGTCGCCGGCATCATTTCAGAGACCGCCGACATCCCGCGCGAGCAGATCACGCCCGAGAGCCACGCCATCGACGATCTGGGCATCGACTCGCTCGCCTTCCTCGATATCGCGTTCGCCGTCGACAAGGCCTTCGGGATCAAGCTGCCCCTCGAGCAGTGGACCCAGGAAGTCAACGAGGGCAAGGCTCCGGCCGAGGAATACTTCGTTCTCAAGAACCTCGTGGCGCGCATCGACGCGCTCGTCGCCGCCAAGCAGGCTTGA
- a CDS encoding 3-hydroxyacyl-ACP dehydratase FabZ family protein: MRLEYFEMIDRVVSLDRDAKRIEVTSTVPQESPVFEGHFPGHPLVPGVLLTETMAQASGYLVLGLMGFTHMPFLMAVDKARFRTFVGPGAVLTVQAQLEHEGSGYAVTKAKILAEGKPICDAELRFRIMPFPNGMDGQMRAQAQRIGLIGEIQDA, from the coding sequence ATGCGCCTCGAATATTTTGAAATGATCGACCGGGTGGTGTCCCTCGACCGCGACGCGAAGCGGATCGAGGTGACCTCCACGGTGCCGCAGGAAAGCCCCGTCTTCGAAGGGCATTTCCCCGGACATCCTCTCGTGCCCGGCGTCCTGCTCACCGAGACCATGGCCCAGGCCTCCGGCTATCTCGTGCTCGGCCTCATGGGCTTCACCCACATGCCGTTCCTCATGGCCGTGGACAAGGCGCGTTTTCGCACCTTCGTGGGCCCCGGCGCGGTGCTCACGGTTCAGGCCCAGCTGGAGCATGAAGGCTCGGGCTATGCAGTGACCAAGGCCAAGATTCTGGCCGAGGGCAAGCCGATCTGCGATGCTGAGCTGCGGTTCAGGATCATGCCTTTCCCGAACGGCATGGACGGCCAGATGCGGGCTCAGGCCCAGCGCATCGGCCTGATAGGGGAGATCCAGGATGCGTGA
- a CDS encoding beta-ketoacyl-ACP synthase, with protein MRDVVITGIGIVSCAGEGLDVHLAALSGTPNTDDETFAPHPVHRARALEWDRQIPKKSDQRQMEAWQRLGCYAAGLALDSAGAKDDAGLKSRMQLIVSAGGGERDYAVDGQILTGLRTAGDPGVFLNERLMGDLRPTLFLAQLSNLLAGNISIVHGVTGGSRTFMGEESSGVDAIRIARQRIASGQDDIFLVGGAYNAERPDVLLIYEMGGFLWKKPYRPVWSRPAEGGGMILGSAACFLVLEARDHAQERGAKPLAALAGVASDRSRRQPGSVEQALHGLSAQLQAKPDVVISGATGVKGITEEEQAALRDIAPGAAIHATGDLIGHAMEAQAPAGVALAAGLIAQAKANDALVTSVGHWRGEGALRLTKA; from the coding sequence ATGCGTGACGTCGTGATCACCGGAATCGGCATCGTCTCCTGCGCGGGAGAGGGCCTGGACGTGCATCTGGCCGCGTTGTCCGGCACACCGAACACGGACGACGAGACTTTCGCGCCCCATCCCGTTCATCGGGCGAGGGCGCTGGAATGGGACCGCCAGATCCCGAAGAAATCCGACCAGCGGCAGATGGAGGCCTGGCAGAGGCTCGGCTGCTATGCCGCAGGCCTGGCCCTCGACTCGGCGGGAGCGAAGGACGATGCGGGGCTTAAAAGCCGCATGCAGCTCATCGTTTCGGCCGGGGGAGGCGAACGCGATTACGCGGTCGACGGGCAGATCCTGACGGGCCTCCGGACGGCCGGGGATCCTGGCGTGTTTCTCAACGAGCGCCTGATGGGCGACCTGCGGCCCACGCTCTTTCTCGCTCAGCTCTCGAACCTGCTCGCGGGCAACATCTCCATCGTGCATGGCGTCACGGGCGGATCGCGCACCTTCATGGGCGAGGAATCGAGCGGCGTGGACGCCATCCGCATCGCCCGTCAGCGCATCGCCTCGGGCCAGGACGACATCTTCCTCGTCGGCGGCGCCTACAATGCCGAGCGACCCGACGTGCTGCTGATCTACGAGATGGGCGGATTCCTCTGGAAGAAGCCCTATCGGCCGGTCTGGAGCCGCCCCGCGGAAGGCGGCGGCATGATTCTCGGTTCGGCCGCCTGCTTCCTGGTGCTCGAAGCCCGCGACCATGCGCAAGAGCGTGGCGCCAAGCCGCTCGCCGCCCTCGCGGGCGTCGCTTCGGATCGCTCCCGCCGCCAGCCCGGCAGCGTCGAGCAGGCGCTCCACGGCCTTTCCGCGCAGCTTCAGGCGAAGCCCGACGTCGTGATCTCCGGCGCGACCGGCGTAAAGGGTATCACGGAAGAGGAGCAGGCCGCTCTGAGGGACATCGCTCCGGGGGCCGCCATCCACGCGACTGGCGACCTGATCGGCCATGCCATGGAGGCTCAGGCGCCCGCGGGCGTGGCGCTCGCGGCGGGCCTCATCGCGCAGGCCAAGGCAAACGACGCCCTCGTGACCTCGGTCGGTCACTGGCGCGGCGAAGGCGCCCTGCGGCTCACCAAGGCTTGA